The Radiobacillus deserti genomic interval AGGCGCCGTATGCATGTATCACGATAAAGGCAGATGGTGGGATCGATGTCTGCTTAAAAGAAGTGCCGTATAATCAAGACGCCTTTATCAAAGGGTTTGAAGAGAGAAAGGTTCCGGATCGCGAATCGATCTTAAGGATATTTTATGGACAATAAGCCGTCTGATTAGGGACGGCTTTCCTCCTGTAAATGACTGTAGCTATTAGAATGAAGTACAACACGTCCTTGGTCCGTGTACTCAATAAAGTGAATGCCGGTATCTTCGGTTTTGAAAAATACATCGTGGTTATAGGAAATACCAAGAAAGCTTTCCAAAATTCCAGAGATTATTCCACCATGAGAGACAATAGCTATCCGGTTGTATGGCGTGCTTTTCTTTTTGATGTAGGAAAAGACCTGTTCCGCTCGTGCCTGGAATTCAATGGCGGACTCACCAGTTTCTCCAAATTTTTCGTGGGGGTGTAGCTCCCAAGGGAAAGGGACCTCTGCTAATGGCTTTCCAGCTAAGTCTCCGTTATCGTGCTCTCGTAAATCATGTAAATAGGTAACGGGGCATCCAATCGTTTCTGCTAAAAAAGTCGGCCGTTTTCCTTGCGCGTAATTGTGTACTTGCCCAAATGTACGCTGGTGGAAATTTCTCCAACACTCTTTTAGCCATCTTTTTCGCTTGATGTACTCCTTTTTCCGTTAATGGATAATCTGCACTTCCTTCATGAACCTCCAACAGGTCTGCTTCTGACTGCCCGTGCCGTATGAGTACAATTTGCATGGAAGATCCCTCCTTCGAATGTGAAATGGAACTAATATATTCCACAAAGTATAAAAAACTCCTTTTTTCTATGAGAAAAAGTGGAAATTTTTGATATAGTTATGTCAAGTTAATTGAAGGAGAGATGCTATGAATCCGATTGTCCAACAAGCACTTCATCAAATAAAAATTGCAATGGATAGCTCTGTAAAACTCGTAAATATGTTAACCGAAGAAGACTTGGATGTGCGACCAACAAAGGAAAAATTTTCAGTAGGGGAGTTAGCAGCTCACCTGGCCATAATTTGTGAAGCGGATTGGTATATTGCCAACGGAGTCACAGCAGTGGAAATGGATAGGTTTTATAAGAAGGTGAATCCTACAACTATTCAGGAAATTAAACAAGCCTTTCTACATAGTTATGACGTACTAGAGCAGGGATATCTGTCCTTTTCTGAGGAGGTGCTGCAACAGCAAATCACCTCTCATTGGGGTGTTACGTATAGCAGATATGAGTGGTTGTTAGAAATATTAGCTCATGTCTATCACCACCGGGGTCAATTACACACGACTATGGTACATATATTACGGAAAGACCCAAGAATTCC includes:
- a CDS encoding histidine phosphatase family protein: MGCPVTYLHDLREHDNGDLAGKPLAEVPFPWELHPHEKFGETGESAIEFQARAEQVFSYIKKKSTPYNRIAIVSHGGIISGILESFLGISYNHDVFFKTEDTGIHFIEYTDQGRVVLHSNSYSHLQEESRP
- a CDS encoding phosphoglycerate mutase family protein encodes the protein MQIVLIRHGQSEADLLEVHEGSADYPLTEKGVHQAKKMAKRVLEKFPPAYIWASTQLRARKTADFFSRNDWMPRYLFT
- a CDS encoding DinB family protein, whose translation is MNPIVQQALHQIKIAMDSSVKLVNMLTEEDLDVRPTKEKFSVGELAAHLAIICEADWYIANGVTAVEMDRFYKKVNPTTIQEIKQAFLHSYDVLEQGYLSFSEEVLQQQITSHWGVTYSRYEWLLEILAHVYHHRGQLHTTMVHILRKDPRIPLFE